A part of Corynebacterium mustelae genomic DNA contains:
- the ftsZ gene encoding cell division protein FtsZ, producing MTSPDNYLAVIKVVGVGGGGVNAVNRMIEEGLKGVEFIAVNTDSQALMFSDADVKLDIGREATRGLGAGANPEVGRQSAEDHKSEIEETLKGADMVFVTAGEGGGTGTGAAPVVAAIAKKMGALTVGVVTRPFKFEGQKRTRQAMAGIDALREVCDTLIVIPNDRLLQLDSSNLTMMEAFRAADQVLHNGVQGITDLITIPGLINVDFADVRSVMADAGSALMGVGSARGENRVMSAAQQAINSPLLESTMEGAKGVLLSVAGGSDLGLQEVNDAATMVQEKADGDVNLIFGTIFDDNLGDEVRVTVIATGFEGRKSDTPIQRQPEPEVQKPHLVEPVTPAPVTEGSSLFGQESREDDYDARHRRSTEFQPSYRDDRSGGLFTNREHREQPASNSDELDVPDFLR from the coding sequence ATGACTTCCCCAGATAACTACCTCGCCGTTATCAAGGTTGTTGGTGTCGGCGGCGGCGGCGTCAACGCCGTCAACCGCATGATTGAGGAGGGATTAAAGGGCGTTGAATTTATTGCGGTCAATACTGATTCGCAAGCCCTTATGTTCTCCGATGCAGATGTAAAGCTCGACATTGGCCGGGAGGCAACCCGTGGCCTAGGCGCCGGTGCTAACCCCGAGGTCGGACGGCAATCCGCTGAAGACCACAAGAGCGAAATTGAAGAAACCCTCAAGGGTGCAGACATGGTATTCGTTACCGCAGGTGAAGGTGGCGGAACCGGAACGGGTGCTGCTCCCGTGGTGGCGGCCATTGCTAAGAAAATGGGCGCGTTGACCGTCGGTGTCGTTACTCGACCATTCAAGTTCGAGGGTCAGAAGCGTACCCGCCAGGCAATGGCTGGAATCGATGCTCTGCGTGAGGTGTGTGACACCTTGATAGTGATCCCGAATGACCGCCTGTTGCAGCTGGATTCCTCCAATTTGACCATGATGGAGGCGTTTCGTGCCGCCGACCAGGTATTGCACAACGGTGTTCAAGGTATTACCGACCTAATCACTATCCCAGGTCTGATTAACGTTGACTTTGCCGATGTTCGTTCCGTTATGGCCGACGCTGGTTCGGCACTCATGGGTGTAGGTTCTGCACGCGGTGAAAATCGCGTTATGAGCGCAGCTCAACAGGCCATTAACTCCCCGCTTTTAGAATCGACGATGGAGGGTGCCAAGGGAGTGTTGCTCTCTGTTGCTGGCGGTTCTGATCTCGGACTGCAGGAAGTTAATGACGCTGCCACCATGGTTCAAGAAAAGGCAGACGGCGACGTTAACCTAATCTTTGGAACCATTTTTGACGATAACTTAGGTGACGAAGTCCGGGTTACTGTTATCGCTACCGGATTCGAAGGGCGCAAATCTGATACCCCGATTCAGCGGCAGCCGGAGCCAGAAGTACAAAAGCCGCATTTGGTTGAGCCAGTTACTCCAGCCCCGGTCACTGAGGGCTCATCACTGTTTGGCCAAGAGTCTCGTGAAGATGACTATGATGCCCGGCATCGTCGCTCCACGGAATTCCAGCCTTCGTACCGCGATGATCGCAGCGGTGGACTGTTTACCAATCGGGAGCACCGGGAACAACCTGCATCCAATAGTGATGAACTAGACGTACCGGATTTCCTCCGGTAA
- a CDS encoding cell division protein FtsQ/DivIB gives MKKFLITVLGLVIIACAALTLWLYPVITVKKVDVSGQVHTTSEELEAITQPLVGENVLRVDTNEVANQLVALPWIASATAVKKLPSTVEVKLQEHEAILYAPREDGEHLINANGVAFVIENHPEGAIAVTGASEDDANFLRSVIGVLEAIGPDMKVHIAEIRIKDSIAVELALHDGRVIFWGAPENNSDKAVAFAAALSRPEAQLDISGAPVIAVR, from the coding sequence ATGAAAAAGTTTCTCATTACCGTTCTCGGGCTCGTCATCATTGCCTGTGCGGCGTTGACCTTATGGCTTTATCCGGTAATAACGGTGAAGAAAGTAGACGTGTCCGGGCAAGTACACACCACGTCGGAGGAACTAGAAGCTATAACTCAGCCGCTGGTGGGGGAAAACGTACTCCGGGTGGATACGAATGAGGTTGCCAACCAGCTTGTTGCATTGCCGTGGATTGCCTCGGCAACAGCGGTAAAAAAACTTCCTTCCACAGTAGAAGTGAAATTGCAGGAGCACGAAGCCATCCTTTATGCGCCGCGTGAAGATGGTGAGCACCTCATCAATGCCAATGGTGTGGCGTTCGTTATTGAAAATCATCCGGAAGGCGCGATTGCTGTGACCGGGGCATCCGAAGACGACGCAAATTTCTTGCGGTCGGTGATCGGAGTTCTTGAAGCAATAGGCCCGGACATGAAAGTCCATATCGCCGAGATTCGCATCAAAGACAGTATTGCGGTGGAATTGGCGCTTCACGACGGTCGAGTCATTTTCTGGGGAGCACCGGAGAATAATAGCGATAAAGCAGTTGCTTTCGCCGCGGCATTGTCTCGACCTGAAGCACAACTTGATATTTCGGGTGCCCCAGTCATCGCGGTTCGATAG
- the murC gene encoding UDP-N-acetylmuramate--L-alanine ligase, which produces MTNTYDLSRVHLIGIGGAGMSGVARILLSRGAVVTGSDVKESRPILALRSMGAKIAIGHKPENLRLSDELPTVVVTSFAAIPKDNPELVAAAENNIPVIRRSDLLGELMVGSTQVLIAGTHGKTSTTSMAVVAMQAAGMDPSFAIGGQLNKAGTNAHQGNGECFVAEADESDASLLRYSPDIAVVTNIEPDHLDFFKTPEAYFQVFSDFADRVSDSGCLIVCLDDDHAAELGQRKKDNITVVGYGTAEAAAKYPDLADTIVEEVKVGDNATTARLTVCGKEVVITLHIPGMHMVLNAAAALTAGVKAGGELQKLASGVSEFTGVRRRFEFHGAVETGQFAGVEVYDDYAHHPTEVEAVLTAAREKVDARGSGRVVVAFQPHLYSRTMEFATEFAKALSLADHVVVLDIFGAREEPVEGIDSRIITQHMTKPALFEPNFSRVPAAIADIAQPQDMVITMGAGSVTMLADEILLQLRNENQSVD; this is translated from the coding sequence ATGACCAACACTTATGATCTTTCCCGTGTTCATTTAATCGGTATCGGCGGGGCAGGAATGTCGGGAGTGGCCCGAATTCTGCTGAGTCGCGGTGCAGTCGTTACCGGCTCTGACGTAAAGGAATCCCGTCCGATTTTGGCATTGCGATCAATGGGGGCGAAAATTGCAATTGGACATAAGCCCGAGAATCTACGGCTTTCGGATGAATTGCCAACCGTGGTGGTGACTTCGTTTGCAGCGATTCCGAAAGACAATCCGGAATTGGTTGCAGCAGCTGAGAACAATATTCCAGTGATTCGCCGCTCCGATCTTCTAGGCGAACTCATGGTGGGATCAACTCAAGTGCTCATCGCCGGTACTCACGGTAAAACTTCCACCACCTCAATGGCTGTGGTAGCTATGCAAGCTGCTGGAATGGATCCGAGTTTCGCTATTGGTGGTCAATTGAATAAAGCCGGCACCAATGCTCACCAGGGAAATGGCGAATGTTTTGTGGCGGAGGCTGATGAATCTGATGCGTCGCTGTTGCGATATAGCCCAGATATTGCGGTGGTTACCAACATTGAGCCAGATCACCTGGATTTCTTCAAAACCCCGGAGGCATATTTTCAGGTGTTCTCCGATTTTGCAGACCGGGTGTCCGATTCTGGTTGTCTAATTGTCTGTCTTGACGACGATCATGCAGCTGAACTGGGGCAACGAAAGAAAGACAACATTACGGTTGTAGGTTATGGCACGGCCGAGGCGGCGGCAAAGTATCCGGATCTAGCGGACACAATCGTTGAAGAAGTAAAGGTGGGGGATAATGCCACCACTGCGCGTCTGACAGTATGTGGCAAGGAAGTGGTAATTACGCTTCACATACCGGGAATGCACATGGTGCTAAACGCAGCTGCTGCGCTCACCGCAGGGGTGAAAGCCGGTGGCGAGTTACAAAAACTCGCCTCTGGGGTTTCGGAATTCACCGGTGTTCGCCGCCGTTTCGAGTTCCACGGGGCCGTGGAAACTGGCCAGTTTGCAGGGGTGGAAGTATACGACGATTATGCACACCACCCGACGGAGGTAGAAGCTGTTTTAACAGCAGCACGGGAAAAGGTTGATGCTCGGGGCTCCGGCCGAGTAGTAGTGGCCTTCCAACCTCACCTGTATTCCCGCACAATGGAGTTCGCAACTGAATTTGCTAAGGCGCTGTCGCTTGCCGATCACGTAGTAGTTCTCGATATTTTTGGCGCGCGGGAGGAACCTGTTGAGGGGATAGATTCTCGGATCATCACGCAGCATATGACGAAGCCTGCACTATTTGAACCGAATTTTTCTCGGGTACCGGCAGCTATCGCTGACATTGCCCAGCCACAGGATATGGTGATTACTATGGGGGCAGGTTCTGTTACGATGCTTGCCGACGAAATTCTGTTGCAATTACGGAACGAAAATCAGTCGGTTGACTAA
- the murG gene encoding undecaprenyldiphospho-muramoylpentapeptide beta-N-acetylglucosaminyltransferase produces MTKTYLNVVVAGGGTAGHIEPALAVASVLKQRGSNVIALGTQRGLETRLVPARGFELKLINPVPVPRNINGDLFKLPFRLIKCIAQTRKILKDFDADILIGFGGYVAAPGYIAAKMSGIPFIVHEANARAGMANKLGVKLGGLGLNAVKNSGMSGRVVGIPIRASISEAAQSTETRERALANWGLDPNRKTVFVTGGSQGAASLNAAVDNAAADLVASGFQILHAFGAKNEPPTPREHHCAVPYIEDMAAAYAAADLIVCRSGAMTVAEVTAAGLPAVYVPLPHGNGEQGLNAKDVVDKGAALLINDAEIEARFLHVVSNLLGDEAELATMKQAAISATERNAAEVIADIVEEITAT; encoded by the coding sequence ATGACAAAGACATACCTAAACGTTGTCGTTGCCGGTGGTGGTACCGCAGGCCACATTGAACCAGCACTTGCGGTCGCAAGCGTGCTAAAGCAACGCGGCAGTAATGTGATTGCATTGGGAACTCAGCGAGGTTTGGAAACCCGTCTCGTTCCAGCCCGCGGTTTTGAGTTGAAACTTATTAACCCGGTTCCCGTTCCCCGTAACATCAACGGCGATCTGTTTAAGCTGCCGTTTCGTCTTATTAAGTGCATCGCTCAAACCCGTAAAATTTTAAAAGACTTTGATGCGGATATTCTCATAGGTTTCGGTGGGTATGTCGCGGCTCCTGGATATATAGCTGCGAAGATGAGCGGGATTCCTTTTATCGTTCACGAAGCCAATGCCCGGGCCGGGATGGCAAACAAGCTCGGGGTGAAACTCGGTGGCTTGGGGCTTAACGCAGTGAAGAACTCTGGTATGTCGGGACGAGTTGTGGGGATTCCGATTCGGGCGTCGATAAGTGAAGCTGCCCAAAGCACCGAAACCCGCGAACGCGCTTTAGCCAACTGGGGGTTAGATCCTAACCGCAAAACTGTGTTTGTTACAGGCGGTTCGCAAGGGGCAGCGTCGCTAAACGCGGCGGTGGACAACGCCGCCGCGGATCTGGTGGCTTCCGGTTTTCAGATTCTGCATGCGTTTGGAGCAAAGAATGAGCCGCCTACACCGCGCGAACATCACTGTGCGGTGCCGTATATCGAAGATATGGCCGCAGCTTACGCCGCGGCGGATCTGATTGTGTGCCGCTCTGGCGCAATGACGGTGGCGGAAGTCACCGCAGCGGGATTGCCAGCCGTTTATGTGCCGTTGCCACATGGAAATGGTGAACAGGGATTGAATGCGAAAGATGTAGTGGATAAAGGTGCAGCGTTGTTGATTAACGACGCTGAGATTGAGGCCAGATTCCTGCATGTCGTGTCAAATCTTTTGGGAGACGAAGCAGAATTGGCGACAATGAAACAGGCTGCGATCTCCGCCACTGAGCGCAATGCTGCCGAGGTGATAGCAGATATTGTGGAAGAAATTACCGCTACATAG
- a CDS encoding FtsW/RodA/SpoVE family cell cycle protein, which yields MTAPAQTAGQRGSGSANPTLWEALRRRREDIFRRPYFDYFNIMLVVLLLAFFGVAMVMSASMSTSVADGQRVWATTLRQSIMVVLGFVTMWLALRMPIKWVRRFSGVLLTVAFILLIAVLIPGIGTGLESKGSQSWLNLGFFSLQPSEIAKVAIAVWGAHYLAGHKFTGFAPGTRYFNFIGVATFMCVLIILEQDIGMALTFLSVVFAILFFAGINGKLLMAFGGTALLGVVVLALSGGFRGKRFEVYFDALFGHFEESKDAAFQSYQGFLSLADGGLTGVGVGQSRAKWFYLPEAKNDFIFAIIGEELGLVGGILFIALFGWLGFIGFRIAMKTSNQFLSLLAATLTAGVVAQAFVNIGYVIGLLPVTGIQLPLISAGGTSAVITLAAMGLLANCARHEPETISAMANYGKPTFENLLRLPEPTLKGLDTPQRRGKNSYPRNGEGMGYMEPEPRRLKRPGVRDQRIREVPVRNAAQRMDTQRTRSRRGGQTLRQPISERGATYRSRSRTMPESQPYRDGIRDGSYRNSRPYRQR from the coding sequence ATGACCGCACCGGCACAAACCGCAGGCCAGCGCGGCTCCGGATCAGCAAACCCCACATTGTGGGAAGCGCTCCGGCGTCGCCGTGAAGACATTTTCCGGCGACCGTACTTCGATTACTTCAACATTATGTTGGTCGTGTTACTCCTAGCATTCTTCGGCGTTGCCATGGTGATGAGCGCGTCGATGTCTACCTCCGTTGCTGACGGACAGCGAGTGTGGGCCACCACTCTACGGCAAAGCATCATGGTTGTTTTGGGCTTTGTCACCATGTGGTTGGCACTGCGTATGCCCATCAAGTGGGTTAGACGATTCTCCGGGGTTCTATTAACTGTGGCCTTTATTCTCCTTATCGCGGTGTTGATTCCAGGCATTGGTACTGGTTTGGAATCAAAAGGTTCACAATCGTGGCTTAACCTTGGATTTTTTAGCCTGCAACCCTCCGAAATTGCCAAAGTTGCCATCGCCGTTTGGGGCGCACATTACCTGGCTGGACATAAATTTACCGGTTTCGCGCCTGGCACTCGGTACTTTAATTTTATTGGTGTTGCGACCTTCATGTGTGTGCTCATCATTCTTGAGCAAGACATCGGTATGGCATTGACGTTTTTGTCCGTGGTTTTTGCGATCTTATTTTTCGCAGGCATCAACGGAAAGCTTCTCATGGCTTTCGGCGGTACTGCATTGTTGGGTGTCGTCGTTCTGGCACTATCGGGCGGGTTCCGTGGTAAACGCTTCGAAGTATATTTCGATGCGCTGTTTGGGCATTTTGAGGAATCGAAAGATGCCGCATTCCAGTCCTATCAGGGCTTCCTTTCGCTTGCCGACGGTGGGCTGACCGGGGTTGGGGTTGGGCAGTCGCGCGCCAAGTGGTTCTATCTTCCCGAAGCCAAAAACGACTTTATTTTCGCCATTATCGGTGAAGAGCTAGGGCTCGTCGGAGGCATACTTTTTATCGCGTTATTTGGTTGGCTAGGTTTTATCGGTTTTAGAATCGCGATGAAAACCTCTAATCAGTTTCTTTCTCTCTTAGCAGCTACCTTGACCGCAGGTGTCGTGGCACAGGCATTCGTCAATATCGGATACGTTATCGGGTTGCTCCCAGTCACTGGTATTCAGCTGCCACTAATTTCCGCTGGTGGCACCTCGGCGGTGATCACCTTGGCGGCTATGGGGCTTCTAGCCAATTGCGCACGACACGAACCAGAGACAATTTCCGCGATGGCAAATTACGGAAAGCCAACCTTCGAAAACTTGCTTCGGCTGCCAGAGCCAACCCTCAAGGGGCTAGACACCCCACAGCGTCGCGGTAAGAACAGCTACCCCCGCAACGGCGAAGGAATGGGCTATATGGAACCGGAACCTCGCCGCTTGAAGCGTCCAGGTGTACGTGACCAACGGATCCGAGAAGTCCCCGTACGTAATGCAGCACAGCGCATGGATACCCAACGCACCAGATCGCGACGCGGGGGTCAGACGCTGCGGCAACCTATTTCGGAACGCGGAGCGACCTATCGTAGCAGATCTCGTACAATGCCGGAGTCGCAGCCGTACCGGGATGGAATCCGCGACGGAAGCTACCGAAACTCCCGGCCATATCGACAGCGGTAG
- the murD gene encoding UDP-N-acetylmuramoyl-L-alanine--D-glutamate ligase has protein sequence MATETTETATAELPLILAGPVLVTGAGISGRGIAQLLTDLGVSVEITDENETAVAEAAEATGAVGISVAQAQERLGTYSCVVTSPGWPPTAKLLVAAAEAGLEVVGDVEVCYLLDQAKVFGPSRSWLVVTGTNGKTTATAMLAAMLVEAGAAAVAVGNIGVSVADALTSADRADVLVVEMSSFQLHWSKDLVPEVGILLNLAEDHIDWHGSMAEYAAAKAKVLKAPIAVVGADDPLVMEQVAGLETTENIVGFSLAEPMPGQLGIREGKLVDATGMVVDGDELTGESEVVLAEADGIQPPGTAGIYDALAAAGAARAVGVSAAQVSAALATFEVAGHRGQVVAEKDGIVAVDNSKATNPHAADSALSGYESIVWIAGGQLKDADVSELIATHAKRLKAVAVLGADREVIAAAVEKLAPGVEVFVTDATDPEEAMSAVCAWAVTQAESGDAIVLAPAAASLDMYSGMAHRGNLFTQYISEHLGAHVTDGHEGEPQ, from the coding sequence ATGGCTACCGAAACTACTGAGACTGCCACAGCAGAGTTGCCACTTATTCTTGCTGGTCCGGTGCTAGTAACCGGTGCTGGAATCTCGGGGCGGGGAATAGCCCAACTGCTTACTGATCTCGGCGTGAGTGTGGAGATTACTGACGAAAACGAAACTGCTGTCGCCGAGGCGGCCGAGGCCACTGGGGCTGTCGGGATTTCTGTTGCACAGGCACAGGAACGATTGGGCACCTATAGCTGCGTTGTTACGTCACCAGGGTGGCCGCCAACGGCTAAGTTACTGGTCGCAGCTGCCGAAGCTGGCCTTGAAGTCGTAGGCGACGTTGAGGTTTGTTATCTACTTGATCAAGCTAAAGTTTTTGGGCCAAGCCGCAGTTGGTTGGTGGTTACCGGTACGAATGGTAAGACCACAGCAACCGCTATGCTTGCCGCCATGCTTGTTGAAGCAGGTGCAGCTGCCGTAGCGGTGGGAAACATTGGTGTTTCCGTTGCCGATGCGCTCACTAGTGCTGATCGAGCGGATGTCTTGGTAGTGGAAATGTCGAGTTTCCAACTGCATTGGTCTAAGGATTTAGTGCCAGAAGTGGGAATCCTGCTGAACTTGGCCGAAGATCATATCGACTGGCACGGGTCGATGGCTGAATATGCAGCGGCTAAAGCCAAGGTTCTCAAAGCACCAATTGCTGTTGTTGGTGCGGATGATCCGCTGGTAATGGAGCAAGTAGCTGGATTGGAAACAACAGAGAACATTGTTGGTTTTAGCTTGGCGGAACCGATGCCGGGGCAATTAGGTATCCGGGAGGGAAAGCTTGTCGACGCAACCGGCATGGTCGTTGACGGCGATGAGCTAACCGGTGAATCGGAAGTCGTTCTGGCTGAAGCGGACGGAATCCAACCGCCCGGAACTGCCGGAATTTACGATGCTCTTGCGGCAGCTGGCGCGGCACGTGCGGTAGGTGTCAGTGCGGCTCAGGTATCTGCCGCCTTGGCAACATTTGAAGTGGCAGGACATCGGGGCCAAGTTGTTGCGGAGAAAGACGGAATAGTGGCGGTTGATAATTCCAAAGCTACGAATCCGCATGCTGCAGATTCCGCGTTGTCTGGATATGAATCCATCGTGTGGATTGCTGGTGGTCAGCTCAAAGACGCAGATGTTTCTGAGTTGATTGCCACACATGCGAAGCGTCTGAAGGCGGTGGCGGTGCTTGGGGCTGATCGCGAGGTGATCGCTGCAGCCGTCGAAAAGCTAGCACCTGGCGTGGAAGTGTTCGTCACTGATGCAACGGACCCGGAGGAGGCAATGTCGGCGGTGTGTGCGTGGGCGGTAACGCAAGCTGAATCGGGTGACGCGATTGTTTTAGCCCCCGCCGCAGCATCTTTAGACATGTATTCCGGTATGGCGCACCGCGGAAACTTGTTTACCCAGTATATTAGTGAGCATCTTGGTGCTCATGTTACTGATGGGCACGAAGGAGAACCCCAGTAA
- the mraY gene encoding phospho-N-acetylmuramoyl-pentapeptide-transferase: protein MTQMILAGAIGLLVSIFITPWLIRKFSAVGIGQEIREEGPKSHLRKRGTPTMGGIAILAGITVAYVTTATYGEITDVGGFTASGLLVLGLTLVLGGLGFADDFIKLYLGRNLGLNKRAKLAGQLAASLAFGILILLFPNEDGLTPGSTHLSFLRDLDTVDIAFGGGILGIIVFLAFMYILISAWSNAVNLTDGLDGLASGATAIVMGAYAAITFWQFRNSCADTAAPGCYDVRDPLDLAVLAAAGLGACLGFLWWNAAPAKIFMGDTGSLALGGLVAGISVASRTELLMIVVGALFVIEAASVVIQVVGYRTRKIRIFRMAPFHHHFENGGWAETTVVIRFWLIASVAALFGAAIFYGEWLSLGGI, encoded by the coding sequence ATGACCCAGATGATTCTCGCCGGGGCCATTGGTCTACTGGTGTCCATTTTTATTACTCCGTGGTTGATCCGAAAGTTCAGCGCGGTGGGAATAGGACAAGAGATTCGGGAAGAAGGGCCGAAATCGCACCTGCGTAAACGCGGTACTCCGACGATGGGTGGAATTGCGATTCTGGCTGGTATCACCGTGGCCTACGTGACCACCGCGACTTACGGAGAAATCACCGATGTTGGTGGTTTTACCGCCTCGGGCCTTCTGGTTTTAGGCCTCACATTGGTGTTGGGCGGTTTAGGCTTTGCGGATGATTTTATCAAGCTGTACCTTGGCCGGAATCTGGGGCTAAACAAGCGGGCTAAGCTGGCGGGTCAATTAGCCGCATCATTGGCTTTTGGTATTTTAATCCTGCTGTTTCCCAACGAAGACGGCTTAACGCCAGGGTCAACGCATCTTAGTTTTTTGCGGGATCTGGATACCGTAGACATCGCATTCGGCGGCGGCATTCTTGGAATCATCGTGTTCCTGGCATTCATGTACATCTTAATTTCCGCCTGGAGTAACGCGGTCAACTTAACCGACGGCCTTGATGGTTTGGCCTCTGGTGCAACCGCAATCGTTATGGGTGCATATGCCGCGATTACGTTCTGGCAATTCCGTAATTCTTGTGCCGATACCGCAGCCCCCGGTTGTTACGACGTTCGTGACCCATTGGACCTGGCGGTTTTGGCAGCAGCTGGCCTAGGGGCTTGTTTGGGTTTCCTTTGGTGGAACGCTGCCCCTGCCAAGATTTTTATGGGTGATACGGGGTCACTTGCCCTCGGCGGATTGGTAGCTGGTATTTCGGTCGCGTCCCGCACCGAATTGCTGATGATTGTTGTCGGGGCATTGTTCGTTATCGAAGCAGCCTCGGTTGTGATCCAGGTGGTCGGCTATCGGACCCGTAAAATTCGTATTTTCCGGATGGCGCCGTTCCATCACCATTTCGAAAACGGCGGCTGGGCTGAAACCACAGTGGTGATTCGGTTCTGGCTGATTGCTTCCGTTGCCGCACTATTTGGCGCAGCTATTTTCTACGGTGAGTGGCTGTCGCTGGGAGGTATTTAA
- a CDS encoding UDP-N-acetylmuramoyl-tripeptide--D-alanyl-D-alanine ligase, translating into MINLTLATIADIVGGTLADASGAEEVTGGVEFDSRAVNPGDLFLAIPGARVDGHDFAETAMINGAVGVLAARAVGVPAVIVPPAEKMASDTVSYATEHDADGSVAAVLAGLAKLARFVVDDLAKRQAGLKVIGVTGSAGKTSTKDIIATVLRSSGPTVAPPGSFNNEIGHPYTALRCTPETKFLVAEMSARGIGHVRQLAEIAPPVIGVVLNVGSAHLGEFGSRENIAYAKGELVEALPESGIAILNGDDALVAAMSSRTQADVWLYSTNYRSQDSEPVAAGGRYYGQQPPRVWAEDIEVDALTRPSFRLYIRDDEGNVSSEQIGLQLSGLHQVSNVLAAVAVGLAAGIDCADIVAAVKGHVPVSAHRMDVRQRGDGVVVIDDAYNANPESMRAGLAVLAKTKQHQGDGARAIAVLGPMAELGEEAIEEHRQLIDVVATSGIDQLVIVGNDGNSEAMVSAASHLGVKVTAAAHCDEATQIVLDEVQPSDVVLAKASNVYQLWKVAEAVLANNGKQEN; encoded by the coding sequence ATGATTAATCTCACGCTAGCTACGATTGCGGATATCGTGGGTGGGACGCTTGCCGATGCCTCCGGGGCGGAAGAAGTTACCGGCGGCGTGGAATTCGACTCACGTGCAGTTAACCCGGGCGATCTTTTCCTTGCTATCCCTGGCGCCCGAGTGGATGGCCACGACTTCGCTGAAACAGCAATGATCAACGGGGCAGTCGGGGTGCTAGCTGCTCGGGCTGTGGGAGTGCCCGCAGTTATCGTTCCGCCTGCGGAAAAAATGGCGAGTGACACGGTTTCTTACGCTACGGAACACGATGCGGATGGTTCAGTCGCCGCCGTGTTAGCGGGATTAGCGAAGCTTGCGCGGTTTGTTGTTGATGATCTCGCCAAACGGCAGGCAGGACTGAAGGTTATAGGTGTTACTGGCTCGGCAGGTAAGACATCGACGAAGGACATTATCGCCACAGTGCTGCGCAGCTCGGGGCCTACCGTCGCGCCACCTGGGTCATTTAATAACGAGATTGGTCACCCCTATACCGCATTGCGGTGTACACCTGAAACCAAGTTCCTTGTGGCAGAGATGTCTGCCCGGGGTATCGGGCATGTAAGACAACTGGCAGAGATTGCACCACCGGTAATCGGCGTCGTTTTAAATGTCGGTTCCGCTCATCTTGGCGAATTTGGCTCTCGGGAAAACATCGCTTACGCCAAAGGCGAGTTGGTTGAAGCGCTACCTGAATCCGGTATCGCGATTTTGAATGGTGACGATGCACTTGTCGCTGCAATGTCGAGCCGAACCCAGGCAGACGTTTGGCTGTACTCGACTAACTATCGTTCTCAGGATTCGGAACCAGTAGCGGCAGGTGGTCGTTACTATGGTCAGCAACCACCCCGTGTATGGGCCGAAGATATCGAAGTGGACGCATTGACTCGGCCATCGTTTCGGCTATACATACGCGATGATGAGGGGAATGTTTCGTCAGAGCAGATTGGACTTCAGCTTTCTGGGTTGCATCAAGTGTCCAACGTGCTTGCGGCAGTAGCGGTGGGACTGGCTGCCGGAATTGATTGTGCTGACATCGTGGCTGCTGTCAAAGGACATGTTCCAGTTTCTGCCCACCGAATGGATGTCCGCCAACGGGGGGATGGGGTGGTGGTGATCGACGATGCCTACAATGCCAATCCAGAATCAATGCGAGCTGGGTTAGCAGTTTTAGCTAAAACCAAGCAACACCAAGGTGATGGTGCCCGCGCCATCGCGGTTTTGGGTCCGATGGCGGAGTTAGGTGAAGAAGCGATCGAGGAACACCGCCAGCTCATTGATGTCGTGGCAACAAGTGGAATTGACCAACTGGTAATTGTTGGCAACGATGGTAACAGCGAAGCAATGGTTTCTGCGGCCTCTCACTTAGGAGTGAAAGTCACCGCAGCGGCACATTGCGATGAAGCCACGCAGATTGTCTTGGACGAAGTGCAGCCTTCTGACGTGGTGTTGGCAAAGGCATCAAATGTTTACCAACTGTGGAAGGTCGCTGAAGCAGTTTTGGCGAATAACGGAAAGCAGGAGAACTAA